One genomic window of Gossypium hirsutum isolate 1008001.06 chromosome D11, Gossypium_hirsutum_v2.1, whole genome shotgun sequence includes the following:
- the LOC107912415 gene encoding CSC1-like protein At4g02900 isoform X1, with the protein MANLREISVSAALNLLSAFAFLVAFAILRLQPINDRVYFPKWYRRRIRNSPRRSGVCLTRFVNLDWRTYIKFLNWMPAALRMPELELIDHAGLDSVVYIRIYLLGLKVIGPLAVLAFLVLVPVNWTGETLEGVKNLAYNDIDKLSISNVPDGSKRFWVHIVMSYVFALWTFYVLYVEYKEVAAMRLRYLASENRRPGQFTVLVRNVPPDPDETVSEHIEHFFRVNHPDSYLTHQVVYNANKLAKLVQKKKSLQNWYTYYLNKYERTSKRPTTRTGFGGVVGTKVDAIDYYSSEIQKLSEAEALGREKVLSDPKAIVKAAFVSFKSRWAAAVCAQTQLSHNPTIWLTEWAPEPRDVYWRNLAIPYFDLTIRRLLMAIALFFLIFFFMIPIAFVQSLANIEGIEKVFPFLTPLIETKSVRSFIQGFLPGIVLKIFLILLPTILMMMSKVEGFSSRSSLDRRSAGKYHLFLLVNVFLGSIITGTAFQQLKTFLHQPPTEIPKTVGESIPMKATFFITYTMVDGWAGIAAEILRLVPLVIFHLKNMFLVKTEQDREEAMDPGCLNFATYEPKIQFYFLLGLVYSAVTPVLLPFVIIFFAFSYVVFRHQVINVYDQRYESGGSFWPDVHRRLLIGLLISQFLLMGLLSTKNIEKSTIALLPLPILTIWFHVYCKGRFQSAFVRFSLQDAMTKDTLERATEPNLNLRAYLKDAYVHPVFKGRSHFDSPLLVPDEENNTLVLTRRSS; encoded by the exons ATGGCGAACCTCCGAGAGATATCTGTTTCAGCTGCTTTGAATCTTCTCTCTGCGTTTGCATTCCTTGTGGCTTTTGCAATATTGAGGCTTCAACCAATTAATGATAGGGTTTACTTTCCGAAATGGTATCGAAGGAGGATAAGAAACAGCCCCAGGCGATCTGGAGTATGCTTAACCCGATTTGTCAACTTAGATTGGAGGACATACATTAAATTCTTGAATTGGATGCCTGCAGCTTTGAGAATGCCTGAACTCGAGCTCATTGATCACGCTGGGCTCGATTCTGTTGTATATATTCGAATTTACCTTCTCGG CTTGAAAGTAATTGGCCCCTTAGCTGTGCTAGCTTTTTTGGTTTTGGTCCCTGTCAATTGGACGGGGGAAACATTAGAGGGTGTCAAGAATTTAGCATACAACGACATCGACAAGCTGTCAATATCAAATGTTCCAGATGGATCAAAAAG GTTCTGGGTGCATATTGTTATGTCATATGTATTTGCACTTTGGACATTTTATGTGCTATATGTTGAATACAAAGAAGTAGCTGCTATGAGGTTACGATATCTAGCATCAGAAAATCGTCGTCCTGGTCAATTCACT GTTCTAGTGAGAAATGTTCCTCCTGATCCTGATGAAACAGTTAGTGAGCACATTGAACATTTTTTTCGTGTAAATCACCCCGACTCTTATCTCACTCATCAG GTTGTATATAACGCAAATAAGCTTGCAAAATTGGTTCAAAAGAAGAAGAGTTTACAAAATTGGTATACTTACTACCTTAATAAGTATGAGAGGACTTCAAAGAGGCCGACCACAAGG acAGGTTTCGGTGGTGTTGTTGGCACTAAAGTTGATGCAATCGATTATTACTCTTCTGAGATTCAGAAGCTGAGTGAAGCA GAAGCTTTAGGAAGAGAAAAAGTCCTGAGTGATCCAAAGGCCATAGTTAAAGCAGCATTTGTTTCATTCAAGTCCCGATGGGCGGCTGCTGTCTGTGCTCAAACTCAGTTATCCCATAACCCAACAATTTGGTTGACAGAATGGGCCCCTGAGCCACGTGATGTTTATTGGAGGAATCTTGCAATACCATATTTTGATCTCACCATTCGAAGGTTGCTCATGGCCATTgcacttttttttcttattttcttcttcatGATCCCTATAGCTTTTGTTCAATCTCTAGCCAATATTGAAGGGATTGAGAAGGTTTTTCCTTTCTTGACGCCTTTAATAGAAAC GAAGTCTGTCAGGTCCTTCATCCAAGGGTTTCTCCCTGGGATTGTACTAAAGATATTTCTCATTCTACTTCCAACAATTCTTATGATGATGTCCAAGGTAGAAGGATTTTCATCACGCTCATCTTTGGATAGAAGATCAGCTGGGAAATATCACCTATTCCTTCTCGTAAATGTATTTCTTGGAAGTATTATCACTGGCACGGCATTTCAGCAGCTTAAAACTTTCCTTCACCAGCCTCCAACAGA GATTCCAAAAACTGTTGGTGAATCTATCCCAATGAAAGCCACTTTTTTCATTACTTATACAATGGTTGATGGATGGGCGGGGATTGCTGCAGAAATCCTCAGATTAGTACCGTTAGTCATTTTCCACctgaaaaatatgtttttagtGAAAACAGAACAAGATAGGGAGGAAGCAATGGATCCTGGTTGTTTGAACTTTGCAACATATGAACCAAAGATACAATTTTATTTCTTGCTTGGACTTGTTTACTCTGCTGTCACACCTGTACTTCTTCCTTTTGTCATCATCTTCTTTGCTTTTTCCTATGTGGTATTTCGTCACCAG GTCATCAACGTGTACGATCAAAGATATGAGAGTGGAGGCTCATTTTGGCCAGATGTGCATCGACGTCTGCTTATTGGTTTACTAATATCTCAATTTCTTCTAATGGGATTGTTGAGCACAAAGAACATTGAGAAGTCAACAATTGCACTTCTTCCTCTTCCTATTTTGACCATTTGGTTTCATGTATACTGCAAGGGCCGTTTCCAATCTGCATTTGTAAGGTTCTCGTTGCAG GATGCAATGACCAAAGATACCCTAGAACGGGCAACAGAGCCTAACCTAAACTTGAGAGCCTACCTTAAGGATGCTTATGTACATCCAGTTTTCAAGGGCAGAAGCCACTTCGACAGCCCTCTGTTGGTTCCTGATGAAGAGAACAACACGCTCGTTCTGACAAGGAGGAGCAGTTAA
- the LOC107912415 gene encoding CSC1-like protein At4g02900 isoform X3 — MANLREISVSAALNLLSAFAFLVAFAILRLQPINDRVYFPKWYRRRIRNSPRRSGVCLTRFVNLDWRTYIKFLNWMPAALRMPELELIDHAGLDSVVYIRIYLLGLKVIGPLAVLAFLVLVPVNWTGETLEGVKNLAYNDIDKLSISNVPDGSKRFWVHIVMSYVFALWTFYVLYVEYKEVAAMRLRYLASENRRPGQFTVLVRNVPPDPDETVSEHIEHFFRVNHPDSYLTHQVVYNANKLAKLVQKKKSLQNWYTYYLNKYERTSKRPTTRTGFGGVVGTKVDAIDYYSSEIQKLSEAEALGREKVLSDPKAIVKAAFVSFKSRWAAAVCAQTQLSHNPTIWLTEWAPEPRDVYWRNLAIPYFDLTIRRIPKTVGESIPMKATFFITYTMVDGWAGIAAEILRLVPLVIFHLKNMFLVKTEQDREEAMDPGCLNFATYEPKIQFYFLLGLVYSAVTPVLLPFVIIFFAFSYVVFRHQVINVYDQRYESGGSFWPDVHRRLLIGLLISQFLLMGLLSTKNIEKSTIALLPLPILTIWFHVYCKGRFQSAFVRFSLQDAMTKDTLERATEPNLNLRAYLKDAYVHPVFKGRSHFDSPLLVPDEENNTLVLTRRSS, encoded by the exons ATGGCGAACCTCCGAGAGATATCTGTTTCAGCTGCTTTGAATCTTCTCTCTGCGTTTGCATTCCTTGTGGCTTTTGCAATATTGAGGCTTCAACCAATTAATGATAGGGTTTACTTTCCGAAATGGTATCGAAGGAGGATAAGAAACAGCCCCAGGCGATCTGGAGTATGCTTAACCCGATTTGTCAACTTAGATTGGAGGACATACATTAAATTCTTGAATTGGATGCCTGCAGCTTTGAGAATGCCTGAACTCGAGCTCATTGATCACGCTGGGCTCGATTCTGTTGTATATATTCGAATTTACCTTCTCGG CTTGAAAGTAATTGGCCCCTTAGCTGTGCTAGCTTTTTTGGTTTTGGTCCCTGTCAATTGGACGGGGGAAACATTAGAGGGTGTCAAGAATTTAGCATACAACGACATCGACAAGCTGTCAATATCAAATGTTCCAGATGGATCAAAAAG GTTCTGGGTGCATATTGTTATGTCATATGTATTTGCACTTTGGACATTTTATGTGCTATATGTTGAATACAAAGAAGTAGCTGCTATGAGGTTACGATATCTAGCATCAGAAAATCGTCGTCCTGGTCAATTCACT GTTCTAGTGAGAAATGTTCCTCCTGATCCTGATGAAACAGTTAGTGAGCACATTGAACATTTTTTTCGTGTAAATCACCCCGACTCTTATCTCACTCATCAG GTTGTATATAACGCAAATAAGCTTGCAAAATTGGTTCAAAAGAAGAAGAGTTTACAAAATTGGTATACTTACTACCTTAATAAGTATGAGAGGACTTCAAAGAGGCCGACCACAAGG acAGGTTTCGGTGGTGTTGTTGGCACTAAAGTTGATGCAATCGATTATTACTCTTCTGAGATTCAGAAGCTGAGTGAAGCA GAAGCTTTAGGAAGAGAAAAAGTCCTGAGTGATCCAAAGGCCATAGTTAAAGCAGCATTTGTTTCATTCAAGTCCCGATGGGCGGCTGCTGTCTGTGCTCAAACTCAGTTATCCCATAACCCAACAATTTGGTTGACAGAATGGGCCCCTGAGCCACGTGATGTTTATTGGAGGAATCTTGCAATACCATATTTTGATCTCACCATTCGAAG GATTCCAAAAACTGTTGGTGAATCTATCCCAATGAAAGCCACTTTTTTCATTACTTATACAATGGTTGATGGATGGGCGGGGATTGCTGCAGAAATCCTCAGATTAGTACCGTTAGTCATTTTCCACctgaaaaatatgtttttagtGAAAACAGAACAAGATAGGGAGGAAGCAATGGATCCTGGTTGTTTGAACTTTGCAACATATGAACCAAAGATACAATTTTATTTCTTGCTTGGACTTGTTTACTCTGCTGTCACACCTGTACTTCTTCCTTTTGTCATCATCTTCTTTGCTTTTTCCTATGTGGTATTTCGTCACCAG GTCATCAACGTGTACGATCAAAGATATGAGAGTGGAGGCTCATTTTGGCCAGATGTGCATCGACGTCTGCTTATTGGTTTACTAATATCTCAATTTCTTCTAATGGGATTGTTGAGCACAAAGAACATTGAGAAGTCAACAATTGCACTTCTTCCTCTTCCTATTTTGACCATTTGGTTTCATGTATACTGCAAGGGCCGTTTCCAATCTGCATTTGTAAGGTTCTCGTTGCAG GATGCAATGACCAAAGATACCCTAGAACGGGCAACAGAGCCTAACCTAAACTTGAGAGCCTACCTTAAGGATGCTTATGTACATCCAGTTTTCAAGGGCAGAAGCCACTTCGACAGCCCTCTGTTGGTTCCTGATGAAGAGAACAACACGCTCGTTCTGACAAGGAGGAGCAGTTAA
- the LOC107912415 gene encoding CSC1-like protein At4g02900 isoform X2 has translation MANLREISVSAALNLLSAFAFLVAFAILRLQPINDRVYFPKWYRRRIRNSPRRSGVCLTRFVNLDWRTYIKFLNWMPAALRMPELELIDHAGLDSVVYIRIYLLGLKVIGPLAVLAFLVLVPVNWTGETLEGVKNLAYNDIDKLSISNVPDGSKRFWVHIVMSYVFALWTFYVLYVEYKEVAAMRLRYLASENRRPGQFTVLVRNVPPDPDETVSEHIEHFFRVNHPDSYLTHQVVYNANKLAKLVQKKKSLQNWYTYYLNKYERTSKRPTTRTGFGGVVGTKVDAIDYYSSEIQKLSEAEALGREKVLSDPKAIVKAAFVSFKSRWAAAVCAQTQLSHNPTIWLTEWAPEPRDVYWRNLAIPYFDLTIRRKSVRSFIQGFLPGIVLKIFLILLPTILMMMSKVEGFSSRSSLDRRSAGKYHLFLLVNVFLGSIITGTAFQQLKTFLHQPPTEIPKTVGESIPMKATFFITYTMVDGWAGIAAEILRLVPLVIFHLKNMFLVKTEQDREEAMDPGCLNFATYEPKIQFYFLLGLVYSAVTPVLLPFVIIFFAFSYVVFRHQVINVYDQRYESGGSFWPDVHRRLLIGLLISQFLLMGLLSTKNIEKSTIALLPLPILTIWFHVYCKGRFQSAFVRFSLQDAMTKDTLERATEPNLNLRAYLKDAYVHPVFKGRSHFDSPLLVPDEENNTLVLTRRSS, from the exons ATGGCGAACCTCCGAGAGATATCTGTTTCAGCTGCTTTGAATCTTCTCTCTGCGTTTGCATTCCTTGTGGCTTTTGCAATATTGAGGCTTCAACCAATTAATGATAGGGTTTACTTTCCGAAATGGTATCGAAGGAGGATAAGAAACAGCCCCAGGCGATCTGGAGTATGCTTAACCCGATTTGTCAACTTAGATTGGAGGACATACATTAAATTCTTGAATTGGATGCCTGCAGCTTTGAGAATGCCTGAACTCGAGCTCATTGATCACGCTGGGCTCGATTCTGTTGTATATATTCGAATTTACCTTCTCGG CTTGAAAGTAATTGGCCCCTTAGCTGTGCTAGCTTTTTTGGTTTTGGTCCCTGTCAATTGGACGGGGGAAACATTAGAGGGTGTCAAGAATTTAGCATACAACGACATCGACAAGCTGTCAATATCAAATGTTCCAGATGGATCAAAAAG GTTCTGGGTGCATATTGTTATGTCATATGTATTTGCACTTTGGACATTTTATGTGCTATATGTTGAATACAAAGAAGTAGCTGCTATGAGGTTACGATATCTAGCATCAGAAAATCGTCGTCCTGGTCAATTCACT GTTCTAGTGAGAAATGTTCCTCCTGATCCTGATGAAACAGTTAGTGAGCACATTGAACATTTTTTTCGTGTAAATCACCCCGACTCTTATCTCACTCATCAG GTTGTATATAACGCAAATAAGCTTGCAAAATTGGTTCAAAAGAAGAAGAGTTTACAAAATTGGTATACTTACTACCTTAATAAGTATGAGAGGACTTCAAAGAGGCCGACCACAAGG acAGGTTTCGGTGGTGTTGTTGGCACTAAAGTTGATGCAATCGATTATTACTCTTCTGAGATTCAGAAGCTGAGTGAAGCA GAAGCTTTAGGAAGAGAAAAAGTCCTGAGTGATCCAAAGGCCATAGTTAAAGCAGCATTTGTTTCATTCAAGTCCCGATGGGCGGCTGCTGTCTGTGCTCAAACTCAGTTATCCCATAACCCAACAATTTGGTTGACAGAATGGGCCCCTGAGCCACGTGATGTTTATTGGAGGAATCTTGCAATACCATATTTTGATCTCACCATTCGAAG GAAGTCTGTCAGGTCCTTCATCCAAGGGTTTCTCCCTGGGATTGTACTAAAGATATTTCTCATTCTACTTCCAACAATTCTTATGATGATGTCCAAGGTAGAAGGATTTTCATCACGCTCATCTTTGGATAGAAGATCAGCTGGGAAATATCACCTATTCCTTCTCGTAAATGTATTTCTTGGAAGTATTATCACTGGCACGGCATTTCAGCAGCTTAAAACTTTCCTTCACCAGCCTCCAACAGA GATTCCAAAAACTGTTGGTGAATCTATCCCAATGAAAGCCACTTTTTTCATTACTTATACAATGGTTGATGGATGGGCGGGGATTGCTGCAGAAATCCTCAGATTAGTACCGTTAGTCATTTTCCACctgaaaaatatgtttttagtGAAAACAGAACAAGATAGGGAGGAAGCAATGGATCCTGGTTGTTTGAACTTTGCAACATATGAACCAAAGATACAATTTTATTTCTTGCTTGGACTTGTTTACTCTGCTGTCACACCTGTACTTCTTCCTTTTGTCATCATCTTCTTTGCTTTTTCCTATGTGGTATTTCGTCACCAG GTCATCAACGTGTACGATCAAAGATATGAGAGTGGAGGCTCATTTTGGCCAGATGTGCATCGACGTCTGCTTATTGGTTTACTAATATCTCAATTTCTTCTAATGGGATTGTTGAGCACAAAGAACATTGAGAAGTCAACAATTGCACTTCTTCCTCTTCCTATTTTGACCATTTGGTTTCATGTATACTGCAAGGGCCGTTTCCAATCTGCATTTGTAAGGTTCTCGTTGCAG GATGCAATGACCAAAGATACCCTAGAACGGGCAACAGAGCCTAACCTAAACTTGAGAGCCTACCTTAAGGATGCTTATGTACATCCAGTTTTCAAGGGCAGAAGCCACTTCGACAGCCCTCTGTTGGTTCCTGATGAAGAGAACAACACGCTCGTTCTGACAAGGAGGAGCAGTTAA